One stretch of Verrucomicrobiia bacterium DNA includes these proteins:
- a CDS encoding glucosamine-6-phosphate isomerase: MPFKTSLIAPDWWDYTTLDADLLDEVARLRERDLVRLSRPGFRVVVYPTLEEFFVAEALEYVEAWKASTDDNPVGVCGPIGPTEQLPLVARIVNALGLKVRSGHFWGMDEWVDAATGREVPVTHPLSFERCDRELCFDRMDRSLRMPDAHLHFPKADTREYRRSWDAGVRCAVMQGGQGDVKHWAFNDPLPRRGRWRKEPPTVAEYRKLATRVVDLHPLTLSQNARTSAGGNLSMVPTRAVTVGPVETWRAEKVSIWHPGCHDNAFGMRLSAYMVSKGMADTRVPMSLLADHPNVQFNYYAGAIGSCGVEMH, encoded by the coding sequence ATGCCCTTCAAGACGAGCCTGATCGCCCCGGACTGGTGGGACTACACGACCCTCGATGCGGATCTGCTGGACGAGGTGGCCCGGTTGCGGGAGCGGGACCTGGTGCGGTTGTCGCGACCGGGATTCCGGGTGGTGGTGTATCCGACGTTGGAGGAGTTTTTCGTGGCGGAAGCGCTGGAGTATGTCGAGGCGTGGAAGGCTTCAACCGATGACAACCCGGTGGGCGTCTGCGGGCCGATCGGGCCGACCGAACAGTTGCCGCTGGTGGCGCGGATCGTGAACGCGCTGGGGTTGAAGGTGCGGTCGGGTCATTTCTGGGGGATGGACGAGTGGGTGGATGCGGCCACGGGCCGGGAGGTGCCGGTGACGCATCCACTGAGCTTCGAACGGTGCGACCGTGAATTGTGTTTCGACCGGATGGACCGGTCGCTGCGAATGCCGGATGCGCACCTGCACTTCCCGAAGGCCGACACCCGGGAGTACCGGCGTTCGTGGGATGCCGGGGTGCGGTGCGCGGTGATGCAGGGCGGGCAGGGGGATGTGAAGCACTGGGCGTTCAACGACCCGCTGCCGCGGCGCGGGCGCTGGCGCAAGGAACCGCCGACGGTGGCGGAATACCGGAAGCTGGCGACCCGGGTGGTGGATCTCCATCCGCTGACGCTGTCGCAGAACGCCCGGACCAGCGCCGGCGGCAATCTCTCGATGGTCCCGACGCGGGCGGTGACGGTCGGGCCGGTCGAAACGTGGCGGGCGGAGAAGGTGTCCATCTGGCATCCGGGGTGCCATGACAACGCCTTCGGGATGCGCTTGTCGGCGTACATGGTTTCGAAGGGCATGGCGGACACGCGGGTGCCGATGTCGTTGCTGGCCGACCATCCCAATGTGCAGTTCAACTACTACGCCGGGGCGATTGGGAGCTGCGGGGTGGAGATGCACTGA
- a CDS encoding PIG-L family deacetylase, with translation MPSALAIAAHPDDIEFLMAGTLCLLGEAGWELHTFNLSTGNCGSATIPAARLRTVRAREARAAAKVLGAKWHAPIADDLEILYGERLLRRVAAVVRRARPTVVLTHALADYMEDHTHTARLAVTAAFARGMPNFRTQPVVAPWARAVTVYHAMPHGLRDGMGNAALAEAWVDTGSVRDRKRAALECHASQRAWLDASQGMDSYVAAMEAMAREVGRMSGRFGEAEGWTPHGHLGFCEEGADPLAEVLGARYWRGRGVARD, from the coding sequence ATGCCTTCGGCCCTGGCCATCGCCGCGCACCCGGACGACATCGAGTTCCTGATGGCGGGGACTCTGTGCCTGCTGGGCGAGGCGGGGTGGGAATTGCACACCTTCAATCTCAGCACGGGCAACTGCGGGTCGGCCACGATTCCTGCGGCCCGGTTGCGGACGGTGCGGGCGCGGGAGGCGCGCGCCGCCGCCAAGGTGCTGGGGGCGAAATGGCACGCGCCCATCGCGGACGACCTGGAGATCCTCTATGGCGAACGCCTCCTGCGCCGGGTGGCGGCGGTGGTGCGGCGGGCGCGTCCGACCGTGGTCCTGACGCATGCCCTGGCGGATTACATGGAGGATCACACGCACACAGCGCGCCTGGCGGTCACGGCGGCGTTCGCGCGGGGCATGCCGAATTTCCGGACGCAGCCGGTGGTGGCGCCGTGGGCGAGGGCGGTGACGGTGTACCACGCGATGCCGCACGGGTTGCGGGACGGGATGGGGAACGCGGCGTTGGCGGAGGCATGGGTGGACACCGGGTCCGTGCGGGACAGGAAGCGGGCTGCGCTGGAGTGCCACGCAAGCCAGCGGGCGTGGCTGGATGCGAGCCAGGGGATGGATTCCTACGTGGCGGCGATGGAGGCGATGGCGCGGGAGGTCGGCCGGATGTCGGGCCGGTTTGGGGAAGCCGAGGGGTGGACGCCGCACGGGCACCTTGGGTTTTGCGAGGAAGGAGCGGATCCGCTGGCGGAGGTGCTGGGGGCGCGGTATTGGAGGGGCCGGGGTGTGGCGCGGGATTGA
- the ligA gene encoding NAD-dependent DNA ligase LigA, which translates to MTFEEAQASHRQLAAEIQRHDHLYYVEARPVMTDAAYDALYRQLVQLEAAHPSLVTPDSPTQRVAGHPVDGFPPVTHEVPMMSLDNTYSEAELRDFIARLARLLPGEPLDFVIEPKVDGVAVSLLYLDGRLRTGATRGDGVTGDDITANLRTLRSVPLRLRDIPGGLPRRIEVRGEVFMSRSGFDRMNRERDEAGEERFANPRNATAGTLKQLDPRLVAQRPLQALFYSVGAIDPDTLAPATHRDLLAWLGDLGFRTPRPTWHASHPDAVLQALAELDTARRSFDYETDGAVIKLNPLALRARAGATSKAPRWAIAFKYAPEQATTRLRAISIQVGRTGALTPVAELDPVVLSGSRVTRATLHNEEDMRRKDIRVGDRVVIEKAGEIIPAVVRVVTDARDGSETPFPFPRSCPECATPAVRLLDTQAAEQVAWRCPNPDCPAQIRGRLLHWCSRGAMDIEGGGEVLVAQLVRAGLARDPADLYSLTLEPLLTLERMGAKSAANLLAGIQASRTRDLWRLLFGLAILHVGASVAKALARSYPNLDALARAATQDPAGVQSTGVGDVIASTLHRWFRDDRNRRLLERLRSAGLNFASSLHRPAAEPGKWSGKTFVLTGTLPTMTREQATARIEALGGKVTSSVSRKTDFLLAGSDPGSKLEKAQKLGLTILDEAGFLHLADTP; encoded by the coding sequence ATGACCTTCGAGGAGGCCCAGGCCAGCCATCGCCAGCTCGCCGCCGAAATCCAGCGGCACGATCACCTCTACTACGTCGAAGCACGCCCGGTCATGACCGACGCCGCCTACGACGCCCTCTACCGCCAGCTCGTCCAGCTCGAAGCCGCGCATCCCTCCCTGGTCACCCCCGACTCGCCCACCCAGCGCGTCGCCGGCCACCCCGTCGATGGCTTCCCCCCGGTCACCCACGAGGTGCCCATGATGAGCCTCGACAATACCTACTCCGAGGCCGAACTCCGCGACTTCATCGCCCGCCTCGCCCGCCTCCTCCCCGGCGAACCCCTCGACTTCGTCATCGAACCCAAGGTCGATGGAGTCGCCGTCAGCCTCCTCTACCTCGACGGACGCCTCCGCACCGGCGCCACCCGCGGCGACGGCGTCACCGGTGACGACATCACCGCCAACCTCCGCACCCTTCGTTCCGTCCCGCTCCGCCTTCGGGACATCCCGGGCGGACTTCCCCGGCGCATCGAGGTCCGTGGCGAAGTGTTCATGTCCCGCTCGGGATTCGACCGGATGAACCGCGAACGCGACGAGGCCGGCGAAGAACGCTTCGCCAACCCCCGCAATGCCACCGCCGGCACCCTCAAACAGCTCGATCCCCGCCTCGTCGCCCAACGCCCCCTCCAAGCCCTCTTCTATTCCGTCGGCGCCATCGATCCCGACACCCTCGCCCCCGCCACCCACCGCGACCTCCTCGCCTGGCTCGGTGACTTGGGATTCCGCACCCCCAGACCCACCTGGCATGCCTCCCACCCCGACGCCGTCCTCCAAGCCCTCGCCGAACTCGACACCGCCCGCCGCTCCTTCGACTACGAAACCGACGGCGCCGTCATCAAACTGAACCCCCTCGCCCTCCGCGCCCGCGCCGGAGCCACCAGCAAGGCTCCACGCTGGGCCATCGCCTTCAAGTACGCCCCCGAACAGGCCACCACCCGCCTCCGCGCCATCTCCATCCAGGTCGGCCGCACCGGCGCCCTCACCCCCGTCGCCGAACTCGATCCCGTCGTCCTCTCCGGCTCCCGCGTCACCCGCGCCACCCTCCACAACGAAGAGGACATGCGCCGCAAGGACATCCGCGTCGGCGACCGCGTCGTCATCGAAAAAGCCGGCGAAATCATCCCCGCCGTCGTCCGTGTCGTCACCGACGCCCGCGACGGCTCCGAAACCCCCTTCCCCTTCCCCCGCTCCTGCCCCGAATGCGCCACCCCCGCCGTGCGCCTCCTCGACACCCAGGCCGCCGAACAGGTCGCCTGGCGCTGTCCCAACCCCGATTGCCCCGCCCAGATCCGCGGACGCCTCCTCCACTGGTGCTCCCGCGGCGCCATGGACATCGAAGGCGGCGGTGAAGTGCTCGTCGCTCAACTCGTCCGCGCCGGTCTCGCCCGCGACCCCGCCGACCTCTATTCCCTCACCCTCGAACCCCTGCTCACCCTCGAACGCATGGGCGCGAAATCGGCCGCCAACCTCCTCGCCGGCATCCAGGCCAGCCGCACCCGCGACCTCTGGCGCCTCCTCTTCGGACTCGCCATCCTCCACGTCGGCGCCAGCGTCGCCAAAGCCCTCGCCCGCTCCTACCCCAACCTCGATGCCCTCGCCCGCGCCGCCACCCAGGACCCCGCCGGCGTTCAAAGCACCGGTGTCGGCGACGTCATCGCCAGCACCCTCCACCGCTGGTTCCGCGACGACCGCAACCGTCGCCTCCTCGAACGCCTCCGATCCGCCGGCCTCAACTTCGCCTCCTCCCTCCATCGCCCCGCCGCCGAACCCGGCAAATGGTCCGGCAAAACCTTCGTCCTTACCGGCACCCTCCCCACCATGACCCGCGAGCAGGCCACCGCCCGCATCGAAGCCCTTGGCGGCAAAGTCACCTCCAGCGTCAGCCGCAAAACCGACTTCCTCCTCGCCGGCTCCGACCCCGGCAGCAAACTCGAAAAAGCTCAAAAACTCGGCCTCACCATCCTCGATGAAGCCGGATTCCTCCACCTCGCCGACACCCCCTGA
- a CDS encoding DUF4338 domain-containing protein, with product MVVDEVIQGRRLTPAELAEIRNLLADHPDWHRTRISRELCQRWDWHTDTGRPKDMACRSLLLKLEARGWIRLPSRQRPSVNDRRNRQPVQIELDRSVLEADLASLEPVRIDPVAPGSREDALFRALLQRHHYLGFRNRVGENIGYLVLSRTGRPLAALLFGSAAWHCQPRDAFIGWNEEQRHRHRWRLTNNTRFLIPAWVRVPHLASHVLARVLGRLDRDWRQRYGHGVDLVETFVEPERFAGTSYRAAGWLPLGRTTGRGRNGPSDTASTTAKEVFVRPLGRHWRQRLCP from the coding sequence GTGGTCGTCGACGAAGTCATCCAGGGGCGGCGATTGACCCCGGCGGAACTGGCCGAGATCCGCAACCTGCTCGCCGACCATCCGGATTGGCATCGAACCCGGATTTCACGAGAGCTCTGCCAGCGTTGGGATTGGCACACCGACACGGGGCGTCCCAAAGACATGGCCTGCCGCAGCCTGCTCCTCAAGTTGGAGGCTCGTGGCTGGATTCGGCTGCCTTCGCGTCAACGTCCCAGCGTCAACGATCGACGCAACCGGCAACCGGTCCAGATCGAGCTGGATCGCAGCGTTCTGGAAGCCGACTTGGCGAGCCTGGAGCCGGTGCGCATCGATCCCGTGGCTCCAGGTTCGCGCGAAGACGCTCTCTTTCGGGCACTGCTCCAGCGCCATCACTACCTGGGTTTTCGCAACCGCGTCGGCGAAAACATCGGCTACCTGGTCTTGTCCCGGACCGGGCGCCCCCTGGCGGCGCTGCTCTTCGGCTCGGCCGCCTGGCATTGTCAGCCGCGCGACGCCTTCATCGGCTGGAACGAGGAACAACGTCATCGGCATCGCTGGCGACTGACCAACAATACCCGCTTCCTCATCCCGGCCTGGGTGCGTGTGCCCCACCTGGCCAGCCATGTCCTGGCCCGGGTCCTCGGCCGTCTGGACCGGGATTGGCGCCAACGCTACGGACATGGCGTGGACCTGGTGGAGACCTTCGTCGAGCCCGAGCGCTTTGCCGGCACCTCGTACCGTGCCGCCGGGTGGCTGCCGTTGGGGCGAACCACCGGCAGGGGACGCAATGGCCCCTCCGACACCGCCTCCACCACCGCCAAGGAAGTGTTCGTACGCCCGCTGGGCCGGCATTGGCGCCAGCGCCTTTGCCCATGA
- the hisA gene encoding phosphoribosylformimino-5-aminoimidazole carboxamide ribotide isomerase — protein MFRPCIDLRGGRVVQIVGGTLTDSGEGTRTRFESERPASWYADLYRRDGLTGGHIIQLGPGNETAAESALAAWPGGLQLGGGVNPANAPRWLDAGASHVIVTSWVFREGRIDTERLDALRRLVGRDRLVLDLSCRRRDGRYWVVTDRWQRFTDVELSAFTLESLAGSCAEFLVHAVDVEGLCRGIDRELVERLAQATPIPLTYAGGAASLADLEDVSRLGRGRIDLTIGSALDLFGGTGVRYADCLAFNRRIAASRNGG, from the coding sequence ATGTTTCGTCCCTGCATCGATCTGCGCGGCGGGCGGGTGGTCCAGATCGTGGGCGGCACCCTCACCGACTCCGGCGAAGGCACCCGCACCCGCTTCGAATCGGAACGGCCCGCCTCCTGGTACGCCGACCTCTACCGCCGCGACGGCCTCACTGGCGGCCACATCATCCAGCTCGGCCCCGGCAACGAAACAGCCGCTGAATCCGCCCTCGCGGCCTGGCCCGGCGGCCTCCAGTTGGGCGGCGGCGTCAACCCAGCCAACGCCCCCCGCTGGCTCGATGCCGGCGCCTCCCACGTGATCGTCACCTCCTGGGTCTTCCGCGAAGGCCGCATCGACACGGAACGACTCGACGCACTCCGTCGCCTCGTGGGCCGCGACCGGCTCGTCCTCGACCTGAGCTGCCGGCGCCGCGACGGACGCTACTGGGTGGTCACCGACCGCTGGCAACGCTTCACCGACGTCGAACTCTCCGCCTTCACCCTCGAATCCCTGGCCGGTTCCTGCGCCGAATTCCTCGTCCACGCCGTCGATGTCGAGGGACTCTGCCGCGGCATCGACCGCGAACTGGTCGAACGTCTCGCCCAGGCCACCCCCATCCCCCTCACCTATGCCGGCGGCGCCGCCTCCCTCGCCGATCTCGAAGACGTCTCCCGCCTCGGTCGCGGACGCATCGACCTGACCATCGGCTCCGCCCTCGACCTCTTCGGCGGCACCGGCGTGCGCTATGCCGATTGCCTCGCCTTCAACCGCCGCATTGCTGCATCCCGCAATGGTGGGTGA
- a CDS encoding Gfo/Idh/MocA family oxidoreductase, whose protein sequence is MNAYHVGIIGYGWVAGAHIAALQATGRARVTSILSSRPLDEARLAAKHGGPVRVFRDLGEFLAQPDMQVVSVCSYPQDHARQAIAAAKAGKHLILEKPVALNREDLVAVRDAVKEAGVRTCVGFECRYSAQLTVAKAMVDQGLLGRVHYAEVDYFHGIGPWYGQYRWNTRRSSGGSSLLSAGCHAMDGLLLLMGNEVEVVSSYATHSSSKDFAAYEYPTTSVTILKFRDGRVGKCASVIDCHQPYYFRVQLVGSEGTLLDDRFHSTRFGALSKKEWSRLGVPLLDSGDVSDHPYQAQFEAFFRALDHGQEMPLTSLDDAFLTHEVIFAADRSAQHHEKKHPPTA, encoded by the coding sequence ATGAACGCATATCATGTTGGCATCATTGGCTATGGGTGGGTGGCGGGCGCCCACATTGCGGCGTTGCAGGCGACGGGGCGTGCGCGGGTGACGTCGATCTTGAGTTCGAGGCCGCTGGACGAGGCGCGACTGGCGGCGAAGCATGGGGGGCCGGTGCGGGTCTTTCGGGATCTGGGGGAGTTTCTGGCGCAGCCCGACATGCAGGTGGTGTCGGTGTGTTCGTATCCGCAGGATCACGCACGTCAGGCGATCGCGGCGGCGAAGGCCGGGAAGCACCTGATCCTGGAGAAGCCGGTGGCATTGAACCGGGAGGATCTGGTGGCCGTGCGGGATGCGGTGAAGGAGGCCGGGGTGCGGACCTGCGTGGGATTCGAGTGCCGGTATTCGGCGCAACTGACGGTGGCGAAGGCGATGGTGGACCAGGGGTTGCTGGGACGGGTGCACTATGCGGAGGTGGACTATTTCCACGGGATTGGTCCGTGGTACGGGCAGTATCGATGGAACACACGCCGGAGTTCGGGGGGGAGCAGCCTGCTTTCGGCGGGGTGCCACGCGATGGACGGATTGCTGTTGCTGATGGGGAACGAGGTGGAGGTGGTGAGCAGCTACGCGACCCATTCGAGTTCCAAGGATTTCGCGGCCTACGAGTACCCGACCACGAGTGTGACCATCCTGAAGTTCCGGGACGGGCGGGTGGGCAAGTGCGCCTCGGTGATCGACTGTCATCAGCCCTACTACTTCCGGGTGCAGCTGGTGGGGAGCGAGGGGACGTTGCTCGACGACCGGTTTCACAGCACGCGATTCGGGGCGCTGAGCAAGAAGGAATGGAGCCGGCTGGGGGTGCCGCTGCTGGATTCGGGCGACGTCTCCGACCATCCGTATCAGGCCCAGTTCGAGGCGTTCTTCCGGGCACTGGATCACGGGCAGGAAATGCCCCTGACCAGCCTCGACGACGCGTTTCTCACGCATGAGGTGATCTTTGCGGCCGACCGGTCGGCGCAGCACCACGAGAAGAAGCACCCGCCCACGGCCTGA
- a CDS encoding IS630 family transposase, which produces MISKKPKARTAEYLTGTWREAPIIHLLPISEGHEIAGAEIYFGDEAAVRSDHHSGTTWGVRGQTPEVRATGARFSLKVISAISASGCLRFMVVRGRVAAQQAGEFIQRLMHGARRRVFLILDGHPMRKAKAVQSCVEEHGAMKIFFLRPYSPELNPDEIVWQDLKADGIGKCPVATADELHRRVVDHLETLRGLPRKTRSYFLAPHTQYAA; this is translated from the coding sequence TTGATCTCCAAGAAGCCAAAGGCCAGGACAGCCGAGTATTTGACCGGTACTTGGCGAGAAGCCCCCATCATCCACCTATTGCCGATCAGTGAGGGTCATGAGATTGCGGGGGCGGAAATCTACTTCGGGGACGAAGCCGCTGTCCGCTCCGACCATCACTCGGGAACTACATGGGGCGTCCGAGGTCAGACGCCGGAAGTGCGAGCCACGGGAGCAAGGTTCAGCTTGAAGGTCATTTCCGCGATCAGCGCGAGCGGTTGCCTTCGTTTCATGGTGGTTCGCGGGCGTGTTGCGGCGCAACAGGCTGGCGAGTTCATCCAGCGACTGATGCATGGCGCGCGCCGCAGGGTCTTTCTCATTCTGGACGGCCATCCCATGCGCAAGGCCAAGGCTGTGCAAAGCTGCGTCGAGGAACATGGAGCAATGAAGATCTTCTTCCTTCGACCCTACAGCCCGGAACTCAATCCCGACGAAATTGTCTGGCAGGACCTGAAGGCGGATGGAATCGGAAAGTGCCCCGTGGCCACCGCCGATGAACTTCACCGTCGTGTAGTCGATCATCTTGAGACCCTCAGGGGTCTGCCGCGCAAAACCCGTTCGTACTTTCTGGCGCCACACACCCAATACGCGGCCTGA
- a CDS encoding cadherin-like domain-containing protein: MPSRSRARRTARLVLGGLLLLGPALAATATAGPDPVPRVVRSLPRHFSPSTPVPLTLHVVPDPANAAVAVEETLPPDWNVSHISHGGAFDPIHRQLKWGPFTDSPALSRTLTATLTPPAGAAGFHPFTGRAHFDTLQVVTSGDSGLSRFSGALTRVLPPHYLPDQPVTVTLEALPAPDVHAYAVEEQPPSGWAISAISHDGEWDPVTGRIKWGPLTESPFPPRTFTYTATPPHDAYGPAPFAGRALFNAVEVPAAGSSPLPPHPNRIEPASPATYLPGQPWPLVLDVLPSPATRAWTVEQRIPPGWEVGTPSHDGVFDPLTRRIKWGPFTESPALPRSLACSLTPSPDADGIADLGGLALFDRESIPYLAHPRRFRLHETSTVTRSLPPLHEALVPITVTLAVVARDDTQALAVEDRLPPGWTVAPGGIDDGGAFDARHGSVKWGPIFAPDTEPRVLTYRATPPPDALGPATFQGIAVVGPAILPIEGDSTTVAPAGRITRLAPARYSPDVPFEIRLDTQPGPRTDAHATEDTVPEGWTFHSATEGGHFDPVTRRVKWGPFSDPERRTLTYRIVPPPAPDPSVAFHGQGAFDRTLIPISGADTASLNRPPLAIPDSAGRNLGELFKISAIKLTLNDSDPDGDFPTVISVESPSENGALVVLDWPWIYYVPEPDDNRPDRFLYTIDDGFGGTASAWVNVVINPPPASAQNIVRIETLPDGTRRIHFAGVPGYTYRIEASENLILWTPLASLTAPANGLFDYLDTAAPLFPIRYYRSVWP, translated from the coding sequence ATGCCGTCCCGCTCGCGCGCCCGCCGCACGGCTCGACTCGTCCTCGGAGGACTCCTGCTGCTCGGCCCAGCGCTCGCCGCCACGGCCACGGCCGGCCCGGACCCCGTCCCCAGGGTGGTCCGCTCCCTGCCCCGGCATTTCTCTCCGTCCACCCCGGTCCCCCTCACCCTCCACGTCGTCCCCGACCCCGCCAACGCCGCCGTGGCCGTCGAGGAAACCCTTCCCCCGGACTGGAACGTCTCCCACATCAGTCATGGCGGCGCCTTCGATCCCATCCACCGCCAGTTGAAGTGGGGCCCGTTCACCGATTCCCCCGCCCTCTCCCGCACCCTCACCGCCACCCTCACCCCCCCCGCCGGCGCCGCGGGATTCCACCCCTTCACCGGTCGCGCCCACTTCGACACCCTCCAGGTCGTCACCTCCGGCGACTCCGGCCTCTCCCGGTTCTCCGGTGCCCTCACACGCGTTCTCCCGCCGCACTACCTCCCCGATCAACCCGTCACGGTCACGCTCGAAGCCCTCCCAGCCCCCGATGTCCACGCCTACGCCGTCGAGGAACAACCCCCTTCCGGCTGGGCGATCTCCGCCATCTCCCACGATGGCGAATGGGATCCCGTCACCGGCCGCATCAAGTGGGGACCCCTCACCGAATCCCCCTTCCCGCCCCGCACCTTCACCTACACCGCCACCCCGCCCCACGACGCCTACGGTCCCGCCCCGTTCGCCGGTCGCGCCCTCTTCAATGCCGTCGAGGTCCCGGCCGCCGGTTCATCCCCACTCCCGCCTCACCCCAACCGAATCGAACCCGCCAGCCCCGCCACCTACCTCCCAGGACAACCCTGGCCTCTCGTCCTCGACGTCCTCCCCTCCCCCGCCACCCGCGCCTGGACCGTCGAACAACGCATCCCGCCCGGCTGGGAAGTCGGCACCCCCTCCCATGACGGCGTGTTCGATCCCCTGACCCGCCGCATCAAGTGGGGCCCGTTCACCGAATCCCCAGCCCTCCCCCGCTCCCTCGCCTGCTCCCTCACTCCGTCGCCCGACGCCGACGGCATCGCCGATCTGGGCGGCCTCGCCCTCTTCGACCGCGAATCCATCCCCTACCTCGCCCACCCGCGCCGCTTCCGCCTCCACGAAACCAGCACCGTCACCCGGTCCCTCCCGCCCCTCCACGAGGCCCTCGTTCCCATCACCGTCACACTCGCCGTCGTCGCCCGCGACGACACCCAGGCCCTCGCCGTCGAAGACCGCCTCCCGCCCGGCTGGACCGTTGCCCCCGGCGGCATCGACGACGGCGGCGCCTTCGATGCCCGCCACGGCAGCGTCAAGTGGGGCCCCATCTTCGCCCCCGACACCGAACCCCGCGTCCTCACCTACCGCGCCACCCCGCCCCCCGACGCCCTCGGACCCGCCACCTTCCAAGGCATCGCCGTGGTCGGACCCGCCATCCTGCCCATCGAAGGCGACTCCACCACCGTCGCCCCCGCCGGCCGCATCACCCGCCTCGCCCCCGCCCGCTACTCCCCCGACGTCCCCTTCGAGATCCGCCTCGACACCCAGCCCGGACCCCGCACCGACGCCCACGCCACCGAAGACACCGTCCCCGAAGGCTGGACCTTCCATTCCGCCACCGAAGGCGGCCACTTCGATCCCGTGACCCGCCGCGTCAAGTGGGGCCCCTTCTCCGATCCCGAACGGCGCACCCTCACCTACCGCATCGTCCCTCCCCCCGCCCCGGACCCTTCCGTGGCCTTCCATGGCCAGGGCGCCTTCGACCGCACCCTCATCCCCATTTCCGGCGCGGACACCGCCTCCCTCAACCGGCCGCCCCTCGCCATCCCTGACTCCGCCGGTCGCAACCTCGGCGAACTCTTCAAAATCTCCGCCATCAAACTCACCCTCAACGACTCCGATCCCGACGGCGACTTCCCCACCGTCATCTCCGTCGAGTCCCCCTCCGAGAACGGCGCCCTCGTCGTCCTCGACTGGCCCTGGATCTATTACGTCCCCGAACCCGACGACAACCGCCCGGACCGGTTTCTCTACACCATCGACGACGGCTTCGGCGGCACCGCCTCCGCCTGGGTCAACGTCGTCATCAATCCTCCCCCCGCCTCCGCCCAGAACATTGTCCGCATCGAAACCCTTCCCGACGGCACCCGCCGCATCCACTTCGCCGGCGTTCCCGGCTACACCTACCGGATCGAAGCCAGCGAAAACCTCATCCTCTGGACCCCTCTCGCCTCCCTCACCGCCCCCGCCAACGGCCTCTTCGACTACCTCGACACCGCCGCCCCCCTCTTCCCCATCCGCTACTACCGCTCCGTCTGGCCCTAG
- a CDS encoding prepilin-type N-terminal cleavage/methylation domain-containing protein, with product MTSRTHDPSSTPSTFPQRQPPRRAAALFKQTPERSRSHACAFTLIELLVVLAIIAILAALLLPVLSSARQRAKEVQCRNNVRQLTLASWIYATDSGSHAAYNDPKDADGLWMAMGYYGNQERLLRCPLTRDPPVRPAFWGAADRTWVWGGQQGQNTNVYYGSYGLNGWLYDKPIWGGSAHPELMMGRQSLIQKPSQTPVFLDAMWVDLWPLETDPPSRDLYNGVYPKPGMARCTIARHGAGNPAKAPRDFDTSQPLPGAIVIGMADGHVEMVKLEKLWQLYWHLNWAPPAQRPH from the coding sequence ATGACATCTCGAACCCATGACCCTTCCTCGACCCCATCGACATTCCCGCAGCGCCAGCCACCCCGCCGCGCAGCGGCTTTGTTCAAGCAGACGCCGGAGAGGAGCCGCAGCCACGCCTGTGCCTTCACTTTGATCGAACTTCTGGTCGTCCTCGCGATCATCGCCATTCTGGCAGCGTTGCTCCTGCCGGTATTGTCCTCTGCGCGGCAGCGCGCCAAGGAAGTCCAATGCAGGAACAATGTGCGACAGTTAACCCTGGCCAGTTGGATATACGCCACCGACAGCGGCTCTCACGCGGCCTACAATGATCCGAAGGACGCCGACGGCCTGTGGATGGCGATGGGCTATTACGGGAACCAGGAGCGGCTTCTGCGTTGTCCGTTGACGCGCGATCCCCCGGTCCGGCCCGCGTTCTGGGGCGCGGCGGACCGGACCTGGGTTTGGGGGGGTCAGCAGGGCCAGAACACCAATGTCTATTACGGCAGCTACGGGCTCAACGGTTGGCTTTATGACAAGCCAATCTGGGGCGGCTCAGCCCATCCCGAACTCATGATGGGAAGGCAATCCCTGATTCAGAAGCCGTCCCAAACGCCAGTATTTCTGGATGCCATGTGGGTGGACCTCTGGCCTTTGGAAACCGATCCGCCTTCCAGGGATCTCTACAATGGCGTATATCCGAAGCCGGGCATGGCGCGCTGCACCATTGCGCGGCACGGTGCCGGCAATCCTGCCAAAGCTCCCAGAGATTTCGACACGAGCCAGCCATTGCCCGGCGCGATTGTCATCGGTATGGCCGATGGCCACGTCGAGATGGTCAAACTGGAGAAGCTCTGGCAGCTTTATTGGCACTTGAACTGGGCACCTCCGGCCCAGCGACCTCACTGA